The Piliocolobus tephrosceles isolate RC106 chromosome 16, ASM277652v3, whole genome shotgun sequence DNA window cctatgtaaatgaagtagtggccCACAGTTTGATTGGTTGCAGGAGGGGACCAGAGGCCAAAGTGaagaagtgaagttacaaagttacacccTATGTaaacatctgattggttgcagaaagcaacCAACCAGAGActaaagtgaagttacaaagttatacttCTATGCAAATGAAAACTTAGCCTGTGACCAGCCTGATTGGTTGCaggaggggaccaatcagagATACTCTCAGTTTTTCATCTGCCAGGCAGATAAAGGTTGGAGGCTGGGGAAGTGAGGGCACAGTGGGTAGGAGGGGCGGGGATGCAAAGGGAGTAGCTACTTGGGAGCAGAAAACTGaggtttttcttttgatttagctcTAGGAAGTCAGCGTGAATCAGCCTTACGTTCCCTGCCTCAGTGGGGGCTCTGATGTGCCAACCAGGGTGCCCTGAATGAAGTGGCTGGCCTGTGGCCCTTCTTCATGGATGGCTGTTCCTGGGAGTTCCAGCATCACTAGATGCTCATGAGTCAGCCAGTATGAGAGGTCCCTGGGACTAATCACCTGCCAGGTGTTCCCACTTAGGGTCTCAGGGTCTGGGCCTCCTGCACCCAATCCCTGCTGTTTTGGCCTGGCTGATGCCCTTGCGGTCTGAGTGGAACACTGAGCCCTCGGAAGCTGGCCTCACTTACCTTGTCCACGCTCTTTCTTTCCCAGGGCAGCGAAGTCACAGGCCCCACCTTTGCTGATGGCGAGCTCATCCCCAGGGAGCCCGGTTTTTTTCccgaggacgaggaggaggataTGACGCTGGCGCCACCTGAGGGCCCCCAGGAGTTGGACACGGACAGTCCCATGGAGAGCCCTCAGAGCCTGGAGGGGCCTGTCGGGAGTCCTGCCGAGAAGGATGGAGGACTCGGGGGCCTGTTTCTGCCAGAGGACAAGTGAGTTAAAACCGCCTGAAACTCATTATTTGCCCTCTCAGCCCAGAAATGTGGTTCTTGGAAAGTGTCTCCAGGAAGTAAATGTGAAACATGCACAAAATTTGTATCAGAGGCATTAGCTGAATAGCAAAAGATTCTAAACATACTAAATGCTTAACAGGAAGGGATGGTTTTGGAATTTTAGGCAGCCGTGCAAAgtcaagtttttaaatttaattttactttattttcagtGCTAGTCCTGCAGACAAAATCGTTTTAAATGACTGTTGATGATATGAGATATACGATCtcaattagttttaaaaaaggttgtgggccgggcgcggtggctcgagcctctaatcccagaactttgggaggccgagacgggtggatcacgaggtcaggagatcgagaccatcctggctaacacggtgaaaccccgtctctactaaaaaatacaaaaaaccagccgggcgaggtggcgggcgcctgtagtcccagctactcgggaggctgaggcaggagaatggcgtaaacccgggaggcggagcttgcagtgagcagagatccggccactgcactccagcctgggcgacggagtgaaactccgtctcgaaaaaaaaagaacaaaaaggttgtggccaggcatggtggctcacacctatcaccccaggactttgggagactgaggcaggaggatcacttgagcccaggagtttaaggttacagtgagctatgatcacatcactgcactccagcctggcaacagagcaagaccctgtctcaaaaacaaaaacaacaaaaaagcaggttACAAAGATGTCCATGAGATCAGCTttgttaaaaacacaaacatatgcCAGGcaagtggcatgtgcctgtagtcccagatatttgggaggctaagaggtGAGGAtcgctgaagcccaggagttctgggctctAGTGCACTATCCTGATCAGATGTCTGCACTAAGTTCAGCATCAGTATGGTGACCTCCCGGGAGTGGGgcaccaccaggttgcctaaggagggatGAACTGGCCCAGGTCAGAAATAGAGCAGGTCAAAACTTGagtgctgatcagtagtgggatcacACCAGTGagtagtcactgcactccagcctgggcaacttagcaagaccctatctcttaaaaaaaaaacaaaaaaaacaaaacatagagaTATGTGTTAGGAAAtgcctagaaaaaaattaatctggaAAATTAAGCAGTTATTTATGTATGGtgggatgaattttttttttttttttgaaacagactcttactctgtcacccaggctggagtgcagtggtatgatctcagctcactgcaagctctgcctcccaggttcaagcaattatcctgcctcagcctccccagtagctgggagtacaggcacccgccaccatgcctggctaatttttcgtatttttagtagagatggggtttcaccatgttggccaggatggtgtcgatctcctgaccttgtgatccacctgcctcagcctcccaaagtgctggaattacaggcacgagccaccgcgccaggccaattGATCGTTTTAATTACCTCCCATCTATTCTGCTGTATTTGCTATATTGAGCATGTATTCCCATAAtcagaaatgttatttaaaaacaacattaaCACTTAAGTGACTTCCCAGTGAAGCAGTTTCATCTTTAACTTTGGTTTTGGCAGGAAGGAGTCCCTTCTATCTCAGCCCTCACCAAGTCTCTTGAGGGATACAGTGCTGTGGGATGGTGGGAAGCTGCCACCATTGTGCCTGAGGAAGCCGAGGGGATTGCAAGTGGCAACCCCTTACCAGAAGGTGATGGTTATGGCTGCTGCAGGGACttggagagggaagagaggggtTCCCGTGTTGGTTGAACCACATGAAATTGACAACTTTTAATCAtttccatcttcaaaaaaaaaaggtaatttcatGAGGTTCAACCTAGTACATCTCAATGCAGGATTTCTCAAACTCAAGTGGTTCTCAGAGTCCCCATGTTCTTGGTGGGGTCCTTTGGGGCTGTGGATGGAGAGAGGGGCTGTGCTGCTTTCTGGGAGcagccttgtaatcccagcactttgggaggctgaggcgggcagatcaccggaggccaggaatttgagaccagcctggccaacatgacaaaaaccccatctctactaaaaatacaaaatgagctgtgtgtggtggcaggaggaggctactcccagctactcaggaggctgaggcaggtgattgactagaacctggaaggcggaggttgcaccactgcactccagccaggcgacagagcgagactctgtctccaaaaaaaaagaaaaaagacaaacttacaaaaaacaacacagtataacaactatttccatagcatttacattgcattaggtattataagtaatctagagatgatttcgAGTACACaggaggatatgcataggttgTATGTGAATACTATGCCATTTCGTATctgggacttgagcatcctcagattttggtgTCCACAGGGGGTCCTGGAACAAATCTCTTTTGGATACCAAGGGACGACCATACTCAGTCTTACAGTATCTAAAATTTTAGATccattatattcattttctatattACTCTCaatgtttgggttttgttttttttttttctccataaagtgaaagcaagtttattaaggaaataaaggaataaaagaatagctGCTACATAGGGAGAACAGCTACTgtgaactgaattttttttttttttttgaggtgaagtctctctctgtcacccaggctggagtgcagtggcgcgcgatctcggctcactgcaagctccgcctcccgggctcacgccattctcctgcctcaacctcctgagtagctgcgactacaggcacccaccaccacgcccggctaattttttgtattttcaatagagatggggtttcaccgtgttagccaggatggtcttcatctcctgacctcgtgatccgcccacttcggcctcccaaagttctgggattacaggcatgagccaccgcgcccggccactactCCAAGTGTTTTAACCTTTCAACAACTGTTTGATATTGTGCAATTTAATAATTTACTCccattataatttaataattataatttgatCTAGCTGTAGCTAGACAGTTAGGTTGTAAAGCAGTGTTTTGCTCCTCTGGGGTCACATGGGTAGAACTGGTTTGAACTGCAGAGATGCTTTCTGTGGTGAGATGTTTCCCTTTAGATAGGGTCCCTGAAATGTACTTACCAGGTCAAGAAGTACAAACTTAATCGgtaggccgggggcggtggctcacgcctgtcatcccagcacttgggaggccaaggcaggtggatcacaaggtcaggagattgagaccatcctggctaacacagtgaaaccccgtctctactaaaaatacaaaaaactagccgggcgccgtggcaggcgcctgtagtcccagctactcaggaggctgaggcaggagaatggcatgaacccggaaggcggagcttgcagtgagtcgagatcgtgccactgtactccagcttgggtgacagagcgagactccatctctaaaaaaaaaaaaaaacaaacttaattGGTAGTGCCAATTAAAGGGAAATGCCTACTCGGTTTCCCTACCGCAGGCTGTGGCTGGGGACCCATGAGTCCTCCTCTGACTTGGGTGCTTTCGGACCCTCAGGTCCCTGGTCCACACTCCATCCATGACGACCTCAGACCTTTCTACACACTCCACCACCTCACTTATCAGCAATGAGGAGCAGTTTGAAGACTACGGGGAGGGTGACGACGTGGACTGCGCCCCCAGCAGCCCTTGCCCCGATGATGAGACCAGGACCAACGTCTACTCGGACCTGGGGTCTTCAGTGTCTTCCAGGTGGCCCCTTGGTCAGGGATGTCATTTGGGGTCAAAAGTTGCAGAACCAATCTGAGCACATCCTAGGGGGTCGGGGTGGGGGTCGAGTCCTGAGCTGGCCCCTTTGCCGCTGTCCTAAGCTGCATGAGTTTTGTTCCTGGGGCTTAGGGTTGCTATCTTTGCACCCTCGTTAGGGGTCAGAAGTTCCTCCTGAATTAACTGACCTAGGAGGCTGCACACTGGGGGCCATGAGGCTGTGTGTCATCTTGTGTCCTAGAGCCTCAGTGTTGAAGAGTCCTTCCAAGTGACCCTCTGTGATCCCTTCTCACCCACCTGAGTCACCACTTTCTCTGAAATGAGCTCGCAGTTTGCCTTAGCTGTTAAATGGGTATGCATCACTGGCTTCTCTTCGAGCGTGTTGGAGAAGGGATGGTCTGTTGCTATACTTccactccctgcccctcccccaacaaGGTTCAAAGGTACTGGGGACTCAAGTAAAATCAGCTCAGCAGGGTGGCATAGGGCACCAGACTGGACAGCAATTAAGGTGGTGATTCCTTTCCCTTGTGAACCAGTGCGGGGCAGACGCCTAGGAAAATGCGGCACGTGTACAACAGCGAATTGCTAGATGTTTACTGCTCTCAATGCTGCAAGAAAATCAACCTGCTCAATGACTTGGAAGCCCGACTGAAAAACCTGAAGGCCAACAGGTGAGGCCCGGGCCCAGCCCAGGAGTGGGAGGCCAGGGGGCCAGAGCAGGGCCTGGAGGGAGAAGCTACAGGCATGGTGACCCCTGCTATCTGTGCAGGTGAGAGTTCTCAGAGGAGGGTTGATCCAGGGGCTTCTTCTGCCACAGGAAATCAGGCTGTTTCTTCTCAGGACCAAGCTGACTAGTGAATTCCTTTGAGTGGGAGGGAAGGGCCTTGTCCTGCACTTTTGTGTCTTACAGTTGGGACAGAGTAAAGGAGTGGACGAAAGCCCTTACTCTGTTCAATGactgtttcctctctctctctagccCCAACCGAAAGATCTCCAGTACAGCCTTTGGACGGTAAGGCCTACCTCAGGGGAGGGCAAATTGAGTGCTGTCCCCATGCTGCCCACTGGCCGGGGCTCCCTGCCAGCAGCCTAGACTCAGCTGGTGCCCGCATGTGGCTGAGAGAGCAGAGGGGAATGAGGCCATCCCAGGGCAGTGCAACCGGGGCAGCATCCACTTCTGAAAAACGGGGGCCAGctcctccctgccctctccccaccccttgtCCCTTCTTCAAATCCTAGGTCACCTTGACTTCAGGCAGGCACGCCAGGGATGCCCTGAGAGAGACAGAGCACCCCACAGCGTTCAGTGCCCTTCCCCCCTCTTGGAGCTGGCAGCCATACTCAATAAAGAGACCCTAGGTTTCCTGCAGGCAGGGCTCTGGACATGAGTGTGTGCCATCAGGGCCAGTCACTTTGCTCTGATTAAGTCCTGCAGCAGCTCAGTGTGGCCCCAGGTCCACACTCGGGGCTTTGGGAGCTGGCAGCAAGGGCCCAGGAGCTAGGTGGGTTGGCCTCTTGGCAGAGACCCTGGCTGCTGCCTGTCAGGGAGCTGGAAGGGGATGTCACTGGGGGTGGCAGCTAGATTTTGCCTCAGGCACGGGTTAGCTCACCAGGCCCAGTCCCACCCCAGCTCACTGCTCTGCAAGGCCTGGTGAATTCTCTGCCTTTGCCATCCCCCAGAGTTCCCAGAGATGTAGCAGGAGCCAGCTTGGTGGAGAGGCTCAAGCCTCAGGAGGCCCAGACCCTCTGCCAGGGCCATGGAGCTGGGCTACCTCCTTGGGGGCTTCCCCACTGGAAGAGGAGGGTGCTCTCATGCCAGCTCAGGTCACTGGGTAGCTGCAGGTCAGCCTGCTGGCGTGAAGAGGGCTCCGAGGCCGCGGGAGAAGCTGTGCCTCTTTGTGTCTGCCAGGGAACCCCGGGGGTCTGTACAGCCCATTTGCCATCCTCTGGGCTGGATGATCTGCTGGGTTTGGCAACACTCTCCCTCTCAGGCTGAGTGAGGGTGGCCTCCTTAAAGGGGCAGATCCCCTGGGGTACTGGATGCTCCCCTAGCCAGTAGCCTGAGTAGGCCCCTGTCTCTGGAAGGCCCCTGCAGCCAGatgccctctccccacccctgcagGCAGCTCATGCACAGCAGCAACTTCAGCAGCAGCAACGGCAGCACCGAAGACCTGTTCCGGGACAGCATTGACTCCTGTGACAATGACATCACAGAGAAGGTGGGCCCCGGGTGGCTGGAGAAGGGAGTGAATGCATGCCTGCTCCCAGGGGAGGTGGGGTGTGCTCGGGCTGCTGTCTGGGAACTTGGGAGACCCTGTGCCTGCCCAGGAATTGGGGATAGGTGGTCCTGGTGTgttccccgccccccaccccgcccgTGTTCCTGGATTCACGGTGGTTTGGAGGTCCTGTTGATGAACCTCACGGCGTCGAGGTTCTCGGTTCTGTGGCCTCAGGGGTCttctccaccccacccctgccccctgcTGCAGGTAAGCTTCCTGGAAAAGAAGGTGACAGAGCTGGAGAATGACAGCCTGACCAATGGGGACCTGAAGAGCAAGCTGAAGCAAGAGAACACGCAGCTGGTGCACAGGTCAGGCAGGCAGGGCACTGGGGGCTTGGCTGTGACTCTGGGGAACAAAGGGGGGTCCTTCTTGCTGAGACCTCCGGGAGGAGGCAGCCTCATGCCTTTGCAGCTCTGAGGGTCTGTGACGCATCAGCCTCTTGTCACATGGCCCTGCCCACATGTGGTGCCCAGGACAGGACCTTAGGGACAGGGAGACAGGTTGGAGCTCGACCTTGGCTCTAGGCCACATGGATTCCACCCCTGAGGTCTGCAGCCACAGGGCTGGTCCAAGATGGAAGTGGGGATCCACTGTCTCTCATACAGTGACGGGAGCCTGATGTCCCTTCCTAGGGACAAGCTCTGCAGGGGACAGGCCAGTGTGAGCTGGGCGGTGGGAAGGGTCCAGCACTGCTGCTGCTGGAGGTCCCCTGAGCCTGCCATTCCTGATGCTGTCTGCAGTGGTGGATGCAGGGTTTAGTTGTCCTCACCGATGGCATGACCCTTAGGGGACATACCCTGGCCAGGGGTCCGGTCCTCTAACTTGTCACAGGGCCCATCTTGGGCCCTTCTCTACACCCCAGAAGGTCAGCCTGGTGGAGGGGCTGTTGCCAGTGAGACGTACCCCAGACCAAAATACCAACCAGGCTGTCACTGGGATCCTCACGTCTACGTGCCCCTGGCCCTGTCCCAGGTCTGGGGCAGACTTCAGGCCACTGGCCAGGATGTGCCTATTTTGGGAGTCAAGATGCCCAATAAGCTGAATTATTAATCAGAGGGGTGGCCGGGACGGATTAGTACAAAAAGAAGAGGTGAGGCCTGAGTGCTTCCAGCCAGGTGTGGCTGCAGGGACTGGTGGGGGCGGTCCCTCCCTGTGCTGCCCTGAGCGCCCCACCTTCTGACTGCCAGGCCTGCTCCTTCATGGCATGTGTGACCGGCACCACCTCTAAATATGTGGTGTCCCTGCTCATCTCTCTGAAAGCTGCTGGCCCACACGCCCTCGGTGGGCATGCCAGTGACTCAGGGTCTTAGGGCCCAGGGCCCCCCATGCCACAGCCAGGGTTGGGGTGAAATAGTGCAGTCCCCAAGAGCTTGCCCCTTGCGCTGTCCTCAGGGTGCATGAGCTGGAGGAGATGGTGAAGGATCAGGAGACCACAGCCGAGCAGGCGCTGGAGGAGGAGGCACGGCGCCACCGCGAGGCCTACAGCAAGCTGGAGAGGGAGAAGGCTACCGAGGTGGAGCTGCTCAATGCCAGGTGGGCCCCTCCACCGAGCCCCCTCCCTCAGAGGGATCCCCTGCCCTGGGGCATCCTCGTGGGATAGGcgctatccccattttatagatgggaagctgaggctgacgGGCAGCTTCTTGAACCTTCCCAGTAGTAACAGTTCCACTTTCATACCACGAGAAACACAGAGGCATATGTTCTTCAGAAAGTTCGCTAAAGAATGTTCCCAGGAGCGTGGCACACATTTGGTAATGCGAACTACACATATGTCTGTCAATGAGAAAAGGGCCTGGGCTGAGTCTAATGTCCAGGCCTAGAGCGCCCCCTGCTGTCAGGTTCTCCCCTGACCCCTGGGGGACTGAGCCAGAGCCCCAGGGCCAAGGTAAATGGAAAACCCGGCCCCTGTTCCTTGCGTGTACCTGTGGCTTCACCATTGGAACGTGAGGCAGGCAGGACAAGGAGCCGCCCGGGGCCAGAGATCTGGGTTGGTCTCCCGTTAGCTCCATGGCCTTGGACGTATTGGGTCACCTCCCTGTGTACCCCACAGAGCGGCTGTGTGGGTGGGTAAGCTGATCTAAGTCCAGACCCTTCCCATAGGTGAGGGCTATGATGATGCCTCTGTGCTGAAGCCCCTTTGTGGCCCTTGTCCGAGGCCGAGGAGGCTGCCGGGGCTTCTGACAGAGAGGACAACTGCCCCAGCACTCCTCAGGCCCCCTGAAGCCCCAGTCTCCATGCTGAGGCTTCCCAGAGTTGCCGAGCCCCACGTGGTGGCTGGTGGGCTGCTGAGCAAATGACTGGGAGTTAGGCTCTCAGGCAGGTACCTCCCTGCCCCTGTGTCCCTGCCCCTGTGCAGTTTGGTGAGGAGACTTCCCAACTCCCCGGTATCTGAGACCTGCTTTGCTAAGTTACCCACCAGGggttcattttacattttgactCTGTTCTAGAAGCTGCTGTTTTGCATCTGTTTCTGGAGGCTGGTGCCTGGTTAAGGGTGACTGCTCTTGCTCAGCCCGCCTCTGGCAGCTGGCCCGAGAGAGGTGGCTGGGACACGGGAGGTGGTAAAAGACAGTGTGAACCTGGGCCACAGGACAAAGCAGAGAAAGCCAGCCCTTGGGAACTATCTCCTAACATGTGCCCCTCGCACAGCTCCAGGGGTGCCATTCATGTAAAATATCCGAGTGGTGTTCCCAGAGTCCTGCCGTATGCTTGGTTCCCTACCACTTCCACCAGCTCAGGGCCACTTGCGGGTGGTGGGGCTGAATTCCTCTCTGGAGCCCAGAGGGCAATGGAGGCCCAGAAGCCATCCTTCCAGGAAAGAGGATGTGATGGGGAGGTGGTAGGTTGAGAACAAGATGGTCTGCAGGAATCGGTGCCAGAAGTGACCCTGCTCGGTTCTAGTGCCACCGACGGCCCAACTCACCTGCACCTGTTCTCGGACCATTTAAAAGCGACctgagactgggcacagtggctcacgcctgtaatcccaacactttgggaggccgaggcaggtggatcatgaggtcaggagatcgagaccatcctggctaacatggtgaaaccctatctctactaaaaatacaaaaattagccaggcatggtggtgcgtgcctatagtcccagctgctcaggagactgaggcaggaggatcgcttgaacctgggaggcagaggttgccgtgagctgagatcacaccactaagactccatctcaaaacaaacaaacaaacaaaaaaccgacCTGAACACCCGGGCTCTGTCTTCTTGTGGAATTCCTGTGTGAATGCTGACACAGAGGATTATTACTGTCAGAGCCCATACCTGTGGTCATCAGAGGCAGGTGCAGTGAGCGCTCAGAGAAGAGCCCTGGATGAGATGCTGTTGGCGGGGAATGAAAAGCCAATATGATCACTGCCTTCCGGTTACAGAGTCTAACAGGAGGGCCCAGTCGCAGAAGCCACAAGAGGACTGTTTCTCCATCTAGCAGAAAAACATCCCCATGTTGTCTGAGGATCTGAAGGATGCATACAAACAGAATCTGCGTTCCTACTCTCTAATGAATGTTTCCACTTGTTGGAAAAATAaaggccacgtgtggtggctcactcttgtaatcccaacactttgggaggccaaggtgggcagatcacgtgaggccaggagtttgagaccagcctggccaacatggcaaaacccatctctactaaaaatacaaaaatttagctagacatggtggtgcacacttgtaatcccagctgttcaggaggctgaggcacgaggatcgcttgagccaggaaggcagaggttgctgtgagctgagattgtgccacctcactccagcctgggtgacacagcaggactctgtctcaaaaaaaaaaaaaaaaaaggaaaataagaaggaTGATAATTTAGTATCCTTACTATTTTGCTTTGGCTGATAGGAAGCTCACGGCTAAATTGTCTTTGACATAATAATCGTATTCTTTCTCTCAGTTGGTTTCTGGTATCTTCCCTCTTGGAGGAAGCAGAGAATCACTGCAGACTGGCAGGCCCTTATCAGATAGTCTCCATTCCAGGTTTCTGAGATTTGTCTTTCTCCTTTCGCCAGGGTGCAGCAGTTGGAGGAAGAAAATACAGAGCTTAGAACAACAGTGACTCGGCTCAAGTCTCAAACAGAGAAACTGGACGAGGTGAGTAGCAGATCCAGGCTTGGGGCCAAACTCCCAGAGGGGCAGGGCTGGCCATCGGGGGCCTTTAGTTTATTGCTTCTGAACTTCTAAACAAATGCCCTACCCcctaagaaatgcaaaaaaagtgaataacaacttgtgtttctgtatttctgattttccaagttttctacaGTGAATGTATTTATTACTTTATACAATGGAGAAGAATTACAGTTTTAGAAAGAGGTTAGCTTCTATTTGGGCTGATACCTTCAATTCAGGTTGCATCTAGCATTGTTGAAGGACTTCAGAGGGCTGAGGTTTTTAGTTGTGTTTCTAGAATCATTGGGGGTCTGGCCGTTTCTGTAAGCCAAGACTCAGGGCTGCGTCTGAGGGAGCTGGTTTCACTGTGCATCTGCCTCATGAAGATGTCTGACCAAACCCCAGGGATACCCCTGGACATAGTGAGCCCCTCTCTGGaaactctccttccctctccGGGTCTTCCTGCTCCAGGAGCGGCAGCGCATGTCCGACCGTCTGGAGG harbors:
- the RAB11FIP4 gene encoding rab11 family-interacting protein 4 isoform X2 translates to MTLAPPEGPQELDTDSPMESPQSLEGPVGSPAEKDGGLGGLFLPEDKSLVHTPSMTTSDLSTHSTTSLISNEEQFEDYGEGDDVDCAPSSPCPDDETRTNVYSDLGSSVSSSAGQTPRKMRHVYNSELLDVYCSQCCKKINLLNDLEARLKNLKANSPNRKISSTAFGRQLMHSSNFSSSNGSTEDLFRDSIDSCDNDITEKVSFLEKKVTELENDSLTNGDLKSKLKQENTQLVHRVHELEEMVKDQETTAEQALEEEARRHREAYSKLEREKATEVELLNARVQQLEEENTELRTTVTRLKSQTEKLDEERQRMSDRLEDTSLRLKDEMDLYKRMMDKLRQNRLEFQKEREATQELIEDLRKELEHLQMYKLDCERPGRGRSASSGLGEFNARAREVELEHEVKRLKQENYKLRDQNDDLNGQILSLSLYEAKNLFAAQTKAQSLAAEIDTASRDELMEALKEQEEINFRLRQYMDKIILAILDHNPSILEIKH
- the RAB11FIP4 gene encoding rab11 family-interacting protein 4 isoform X1, which codes for MRTLPALGSQGSEVTGPTFADGELIPREPGFFPEDEEEDMTLAPPEGPQELDTDSPMESPQSLEGPVGSPAEKDGGLGGLFLPEDKSLVHTPSMTTSDLSTHSTTSLISNEEQFEDYGEGDDVDCAPSSPCPDDETRTNVYSDLGSSVSSSAGQTPRKMRHVYNSELLDVYCSQCCKKINLLNDLEARLKNLKANSPNRKISSTAFGRQLMHSSNFSSSNGSTEDLFRDSIDSCDNDITEKVSFLEKKVTELENDSLTNGDLKSKLKQENTQLVHRVHELEEMVKDQETTAEQALEEEARRHREAYSKLEREKATEVELLNARVQQLEEENTELRTTVTRLKSQTEKLDEERQRMSDRLEDTSLRLKDEMDLYKRMMDKLRQNRLEFQKEREATQELIEDLRKELEHLQMYKLDCERPGRGRSASSGLGEFNARAREVELEHEVKRLKQENYKLRDQNDDLNGQILSLSLYEAKNLFAAQTKAQSLAAEIDTASRDELMEALKEQEEINFRLRQYMDKIILAILDHNPSILEIKH